The Thiothrix subterranea genome has a segment encoding these proteins:
- the mtgA gene encoding monofunctional biosynthetic peptidoglycan transglycosylase produces the protein MKLYDLFAKWKAQHWVHWLWRVPLLLFMALCVWLLIFRWLPVPTSAFMLRQDVVAIFSAETPFVRHDWVSLAEIPRHMQIAVIASEDQRFAEHWGIDVAATEAAIRAEMRGRGKGGGSTITQQLVKNLFLWEGRSYLRKGLEWGIAGLMEIFWSKERILEVYLNTAQFGKADYGVGAASANLLHKPVGKLGAAEAALLAAVLPAPSKYSAVKPSGYVRARQGRIMRQMRSIGGAAYLQRLD, from the coding sequence ATGAAATTGTATGATCTGTTTGCGAAATGGAAAGCTCAACATTGGGTGCACTGGCTGTGGCGCGTGCCATTGCTGCTGTTCATGGCATTGTGTGTGTGGTTGCTGATTTTTCGTTGGCTGCCAGTGCCGACGTCGGCGTTTATGTTGCGCCAAGATGTGGTGGCAATCTTTAGCGCGGAAACGCCGTTTGTGCGCCATGACTGGGTGAGTTTGGCGGAGATTCCGCGCCACATGCAAATTGCAGTGATTGCGTCGGAAGACCAGCGTTTTGCGGAGCATTGGGGCATTGATGTGGCGGCAACGGAGGCGGCGATTCGGGCGGAAATGCGCGGGCGTGGCAAAGGTGGCGGCAGCACGATTACCCAGCAGTTGGTGAAAAACCTGTTCCTGTGGGAAGGGCGGAGTTATCTGCGCAAGGGCTTGGAGTGGGGTATTGCGGGTTTGATGGAAATCTTCTGGTCGAAAGAGCGGATTTTGGAGGTTTACCTGAATACCGCGCAGTTTGGTAAGGCGGATTATGGCGTGGGGGCGGCAAGTGCGAATTTGCTGCATAAGCCGGTGGGTAAGCTGGGGGCGGCGGAGGCGGCGTTGCTGGCGGCGGTGTTGCCTGCGCCGAGTAAATACAGCGCGGTGAAGCCGTCGGGGTATGTGCGAGCGCGGCAGGGGCGGATTATGCGGCAGATGCGTTCGATTGGTGGGGCGGCGTATTTGCAGCGTTTGGATTGA